The DNA segment ATTTTATCTTTTCGCTGGTTCGGTTGTTTATTAAATGATCTCGGTCGCTGAATCATGATCTGAAAGAAGCATATCTAAAATTTCAATATTTCCCCCCTTTTGTACTCTTACCACGCTACTCGACAGTATGAGGCCACTCATTCTAATCCGCTATATGGCTGGGATATATCTTATTCGAAATGGAGTTTTTAACTTCTATCACCGGATAAATGAATTTGCAGTCTTTTTATTTCGGGTATGCTTTGAATTGGCTCAGACAGGTCATTGCCAGAAAACAACGTGGTTCCTCTAAAATCGAGGAGGAGATAATGGCTGATAAACCATTACAATGGATATTCGCACGCAGAAGTATCCGTAAGTTTTATTCCAATCCGGTTGAGGATGAGAAGGTTGATTTGATTTTGCAGGCCGCCATGGCAGCGCCGTCAGCCAACAACGCCAAACCCTGGCATTTTATTGTCGTGAAGAACCGGCAGACCCTGGATCAGATAGCCAAGCTCCACCCCTATGCGAAGATGTGTTACGAAGCGACCCTGGCTATCGTCGTCTGCGGTGATCCAGCCATCTCAAAAAACTACTGGCCCCAGGACTGCTCCGCCGCTACCCAGAATATCTTACTGGCGGGCACCGCCCTGGGACTGGGCACCGTCTGGCTGGGCGTGCATCCCAGGGTGGAGCGGAAAGGGAATATGAAAAAACTCTTCGGTATCCCTGAGAATATGGAAGTCCTGGCCGTAGTTGCGATCGGCTACCCGGCTGAGCAGAAAAGTCCCCGTACCCAGTTTGACGCCAGCCGGGTGCATGCCGACATGTGGTAGGTCCCTATCTTATCATTGCGAAGAAATCGGTGCCAGCCTGGCAGGGAGACTTAAAGATGAGACCAATCATCAAGTTTCTGGATGATAGCCTTATCGAAAGGATTGTTTCCGAAGCGACCCACATTCTTTGTACTCTTGGAATTGAGATCCACAATGAAGGTATTTTATCATTATTATCGGATCATGGTGCCAAGATTGATCTCAAGCGAAACCACGTGACTTTCACGAGTGGTATAATTGAGAAGGCCCTGAAGACAGCACCGGATTCGTTTAAACTCTATAATGTTAAGGGTGCTGAGACCCACGATTTCTCCGGTTATAATGTATACTTCACACCGGGCTCCGCTGCTTTGCATATCCTTGATTACCATACCAATCGTATCCGGAAACCTTCGACGCAGGACTATGTGAATTATGTGAAGGTCACCAGCCAGCTCGAGCACATAGCATCCCAGAGTACCGCCCTCATTCCGACTGACGTCCACG comes from the Candidatus Neomarinimicrobiota bacterium genome and includes:
- a CDS encoding nitroreductase family protein, giving the protein MADKPLQWIFARRSIRKFYSNPVEDEKVDLILQAAMAAPSANNAKPWHFIVVKNRQTLDQIAKLHPYAKMCYEATLAIVVCGDPAISKNYWPQDCSAATQNILLAGTALGLGTVWLGVHPRVERKGNMKKLFGIPENMEVLAVVAIGYPAEQKSPRTQFDASRVHADMW